From Papaver somniferum cultivar HN1 unplaced genomic scaffold, ASM357369v1 unplaced-scaffold_99, whole genome shotgun sequence, the proteins below share one genomic window:
- the LOC113346219 gene encoding uncharacterized protein LOC113346219, with the protein MTGGEKAPTVKDVAHQQKLDGERLSVFEKDVSDIKIKITSIEEHLSSQFTTICRHLRISIPPDPGASAETNDVHQQTESEFSSGMILPSGRLASIHMDDKDDAWFLDYQEGKLFIDWGMFSSDLCFRFEDVAYDNYVGRFNKLSQTTTVEEYFERYESLKAIMKNKNPSLCEDYFTMSFISGLKDEISNPVQMFKPNSDSEALYLARLQQSSVDSHLKRSKPFHRPFTPSSSSFSPSSSYKPSLTPLTNLHKPSFSFDKPIITHHLNPTKLEPSLPPIKHLIPAQIQARRDKGLCYNCDVFYKPGHRCKTQQLFMLVASDEDNSSPPIDDSEEEAASPTTSGDTTMEIFLHALTGLMNQSTIRVPGKLNKHDIFILIDTGSTHSFLDAKLAKKLQIHLVPTGKMLVTVANGDKTVSEGVCEDLQWSMQGYHFSANLRVLPLGGNDMVLGVDWLKKLGDVMFNLDELKVSFHHHGKLITLQGHSLNPSCSFLSGEYFFKFIKNNTPSLVGQFFSISATHLTHTPPEITSLLQEYAYVFAEPSTLPPPRELDHKIPLKPSSPPISQRSYRCPYIQKAVIEQLVQEMLDTGLIQVQIMTYEQQNIKYLIYRFRVLDRVLEISKSELIAPRSKFPNRVGPRNDFNYFGVDYRKLNDMTIKEKFLIPLIEELLDELNEANIFIKLDLRSGYHQFRMHIQDIYKTAFRTHHGHFEFKVMPFGLTNAPATF; encoded by the exons ATGACAGGAGGTGAGAAAGCACCTACAGTAAAGGACGTTGCTCATCAACAAAAACTTGATGGAGAACGTTTATCAGTCTTCGAAAAAGATGTCTCAGACATCAAGATCAAGATCACTTCAATAGAAGAACACTTGAGTTCTCAGTTTACTACGATTTGTAGACACCTTCGTATTTCAATACCTCCAGATCCAGGTGCTTCTGCTGAAACTAACGATGTTCATCAACAAACGGAATCTGAGTTTTCTTCTGGTATGATACTTCCTTCA GGTAGATTAGCTTCGATTCATATGgatgataaggatgatgcctgGTTTTTGGATTATCAAGAGGGTAAACTATTTATAGATTGGGGTATGTTTTCTTCtgatctttgttttcgatttgaAGATGTTGCTTATGATAACTATGTTGGTAGGTTCAATAAATTGTCTCAGACCACTACAGTAGAAGAATACTTTGAGAGATATGAGTCTTTGAAGGCTATTATGAAAAATAAGAATCCAAGCTTATGTGAGGATTATTTCACTATGAGTTTTATTAGTGGATTAAAAGACGAAATTAGTAACCCTGTTCAGATGTTCAAACCCAATTCTGATTCGGAGGCTTTATATTTAGCTCGTTTACAACAATCTTCAGTTGATTCTCATCTGAAAAGATCTAAACCATTTCATCGACCCTTTACACCATCATCGAGCTCTTTTTCACCATCATCTAGCTACAAACCCTCACTAACACCACTCACCAATCTTCATAAACCATCTTTTTCATTTGATAAACCAATCATTACACACCATCTTAACCCAACCAAGCTTGAACCATCATTACCTCCAATAAAACATCTTATACCTGCTCAAATTCAAGCAAGACGTGACAAAGGCTTATGTTATAACTGTGATGTTTTTTACAAGCCGGGTCATCGTTGTAAAACTCAACAACTATTCATGTTAGTTGCCTCTGATGAGGACAACTCCTCTCCACCTATTGATGACTCAGAAGAAGAAGCGGCTTCTCCTACAACTTCAGGAGACACTACTATGGAAATTTTTCTCCATGCCTTGACTGGTTTGATGAATCAGAGTACTATTAGAGTCCCTGGTAAACTCAATAAACATGATATTTTTATCTTGATAGATACAGGGAGTACTCATAGTTTTTTAGATGCAAAACTAGCCAAAAAATTACAGATTCACTTGGTTCCAACTGGTAAAATGCTAGTAACAGTGGCAAATGGTGACAAAACTGTCAGTGAAGGTGTTTGTGAAGATTTACAGTGGTCTATGCAAGGGTATCACTTTTCTGCAAATCTGAGAGTACTTCCATTAGGTGGGAATGATATGGTGTTAGGTGTTGATTGGTTAAAAAAGTTAGGAGATGTCATGTTCAATCTGGATGAACTCAAAGTTTCATTTCACCATCATGGGAAGCTCATTACATTACAAGGGCACTCACTCAATCCTTCTTGCAGTTTTCTTAGTGGTgaatatttcttcaaattcattaaGAACAACACTCCCTCCCTCGTTGgtcagtttttctccatttctgcTACCCATCTCACTCATACACCTCCAGAAATTACTTCTTTACTTCAAGAATATGCATATGTGTTTGCTGAGCCATCTACTCTCCCTCCACCAAGAGAGTTAGATCACAAAATTCCTTTAAAACCATCTTCTCCACCTATTTCTCAAAGATCTTATAGATGCCCCTACATACAAAAAGCAGTAATAGAGCAGCTGGTTCAAGAAATGTTGGATACTGGGCTTATACAG gtGCAAATCATGACTTATGAGCAGCAAAATATAAAATATCTAATATATAGATTCCGAGTATTAGACCGAGTTTTGGAGATTTCCAAGTCCGAACTTATTGCTCCTCGATCCAAGTTCCCCAACCGAGTAGGACCGAGGAACGATTTCAACTACTTTGGTGTGGACTATAGGAAACTTAATGACATGACCATTAAGGAAAAGTTTCTAATTCCACTAATTGAGGAGTTACTAGATGAACTCAATGAGGCTAACATATTCATTAAATTGGACCTGAGATCTGGTTACCACCAGTTTAGGATGCACATTCAAGATATTTACAAAACTGCATTCAGAACCCACCATGGGCATTTTGAGTTCAAGGTGATGCCATTTGGTCTCACCAATGCCCCTGCCACATTTTAA